Proteins co-encoded in one Bremerella sp. TYQ1 genomic window:
- the tssH gene encoding type VI secretion system ATPase TssH gives MASVNLKSLVGKLNGTCRRTLEAAAGLCLSRTNYNVEIEHWLTKILETPNTDLEAIMRNYEIDPSKFITELSRAMDKLKTGNARPPALSQTVVDLARDAWLLASVDYLEPTVRSGHLVIAMLSDRITAQSVLSSCPELEKISLEDLKTHLAKITAETSEEEESQASIATTSSSGTSGGGPAKPTKTPGLDQFTIDLTERAKKGEIDPVLGRDDEIRQIVDILCRRRQNNPILTGEAGVGKTAVVEGFALRVAAEDVPDALKNVSIRALDLALLQAGAGVKGEFENRLKSVIEEVKSSPKPIILFIDEAHTMIGAGGQAGQGDAANLLKPALARGELRTIAATTWAEYKKYFERDAALARRFQVVKVEEPSEDKCIGMMRGLVATLEHHHNVRILNEAVESAVKLSNRYISGRQLPDKAVSLLDTACARIGLSQNSTPPQIEHLTRLIDRIDTEVEILNREMAAGAEGHEETIAQLEEQKTASEAELEALTKRWEQEKELVNQIREIQDELAEDDAKRRKAVPEGEPKPELLSEEQRAEIKQRVKKEQADLLEIQGESPLVHICCDTNAVAETVGAWTGIPVGKMVANEIATVLKLQDMMEENVVGQSHAMVQIAESIKTSRANLEDPNRPIGIFLLAGTSGVGKTETALTLANLLYGGEQNMTTINMSEFKEEHKVSLLMGSPPGYVGYGEGGVLTEAVRRKPYSVVLLDEMEKAHPGVQDIFYQVFDKGHMKDGEGRDIDFKNTVIIMTSNAGTDLIMSLCKDPETRPDPQGLHDAMHEELLKTFKPAFLGRVSIIPYFPLDDDVMKKIIRLKLKKVGRRVQDHYRATFDYSDALVDAIAARCTEVDTGARNVDKILTRTLLPEMSGEFLSRMAEGKEIKAVGVDVDKDGNFVYEVG, from the coding sequence ATGGCATCCGTAAATTTGAAATCGTTGGTGGGCAAGCTGAACGGGACGTGTCGGCGAACGCTGGAAGCAGCGGCTGGCTTGTGCCTTTCGCGAACGAACTATAACGTCGAGATCGAGCATTGGCTGACGAAGATCCTCGAAACGCCCAACACCGATCTCGAAGCGATCATGCGCAACTACGAGATCGATCCCAGTAAGTTCATCACCGAACTTTCTCGAGCGATGGACAAGCTGAAGACCGGCAATGCTCGGCCACCGGCACTTAGCCAAACCGTTGTCGACTTGGCTCGCGACGCATGGCTCTTGGCTTCGGTCGACTACTTGGAGCCAACCGTTCGCAGTGGGCACTTGGTGATCGCCATGCTGTCGGATCGCATCACCGCCCAATCGGTGCTGTCTAGTTGTCCCGAACTGGAAAAGATTAGCCTCGAAGATCTGAAAACGCACCTCGCGAAGATCACCGCCGAAACCTCCGAAGAGGAAGAATCGCAGGCTTCGATCGCGACGACGTCCAGCAGCGGAACAAGCGGTGGCGGTCCTGCCAAACCGACGAAAACGCCAGGCCTAGATCAGTTCACCATCGACTTGACCGAGCGAGCCAAGAAGGGTGAAATCGATCCGGTTCTCGGTCGCGATGACGAAATCCGCCAAATCGTCGATATCCTGTGCCGTCGCCGTCAAAACAATCCAATCCTCACCGGCGAAGCTGGCGTCGGTAAGACGGCTGTCGTCGAAGGGTTCGCACTTCGTGTGGCTGCCGAAGACGTGCCCGACGCGCTCAAGAATGTTTCGATCCGTGCCCTCGATCTCGCTCTGCTGCAAGCCGGAGCCGGGGTGAAAGGGGAATTCGAGAACCGATTGAAATCGGTGATCGAAGAGGTCAAATCATCTCCCAAGCCGATCATCCTGTTCATTGACGAAGCCCACACCATGATCGGGGCCGGCGGACAAGCAGGGCAGGGAGATGCTGCCAACTTGCTGAAACCAGCTCTGGCACGTGGCGAACTCCGAACAATCGCTGCGACGACTTGGGCAGAATACAAGAAGTACTTCGAACGCGATGCGGCCCTGGCTCGTCGCTTTCAAGTGGTCAAAGTTGAAGAACCAAGCGAAGACAAATGCATCGGCATGATGCGTGGTCTTGTGGCGACGCTCGAGCATCACCACAACGTTCGCATTCTGAACGAAGCAGTCGAGTCGGCGGTCAAGCTTTCCAATCGGTACATCTCCGGGCGGCAGTTGCCTGACAAAGCGGTTAGCCTGTTGGACACCGCATGTGCACGCATTGGCTTGAGCCAAAACTCAACGCCACCCCAGATCGAGCACCTGACCCGCTTGATCGATCGGATCGATACCGAGGTGGAAATCCTCAACCGCGAAATGGCCGCTGGTGCCGAAGGGCACGAGGAAACGATTGCCCAGTTGGAAGAGCAGAAGACCGCTTCCGAAGCAGAGCTGGAAGCGTTAACCAAACGCTGGGAGCAAGAAAAAGAACTGGTCAATCAAATCCGTGAGATTCAGGATGAATTGGCCGAAGATGACGCCAAACGTCGCAAAGCAGTACCGGAAGGAGAGCCGAAGCCAGAACTGCTTTCCGAAGAGCAGCGTGCCGAAATCAAGCAGCGCGTCAAGAAAGAGCAAGCCGACTTGCTGGAAATCCAGGGAGAATCCCCCTTGGTCCATATCTGCTGCGATACCAATGCCGTCGCGGAAACGGTCGGCGCTTGGACCGGAATTCCTGTCGGTAAGATGGTGGCTAACGAGATCGCAACCGTTCTCAAGCTGCAGGACATGATGGAAGAAAACGTCGTCGGTCAGTCGCACGCGATGGTGCAGATTGCCGAAAGCATCAAGACGTCTCGTGCTAACTTGGAAGATCCCAATCGTCCGATCGGGATCTTCCTGCTCGCGGGGACCAGTGGTGTCGGTAAGACCGAAACGGCGCTGACGCTGGCCAACCTGCTTTACGGTGGCGAGCAAAACATGACGACCATTAACATGTCGGAGTTCAAAGAAGAGCACAAAGTTTCGCTGCTGATGGGTTCCCCTCCCGGGTACGTCGGTTATGGAGAAGGGGGCGTGTTGACCGAAGCCGTACGTCGCAAACCGTACAGCGTTGTGCTGCTCGATGAAATGGAAAAAGCGCATCCTGGCGTGCAAGACATCTTTTACCAAGTGTTCGATAAGGGGCACATGAAAGATGGTGAAGGTCGCGACATCGACTTTAAGAACACCGTCATCATCATGACTTCCAACGCCGGCACCGACTTGATCATGAGCCTCTGCAAAGATCCCGAAACGCGGCCTGATCCGCAGGGACTGCACGACGCGATGCACGAGGAACTACTCAAGACGTTCAAGCCCGCATTCCTTGGTCGCGTGTCGATCATTCCTTATTTCCCACTCGACGACGACGTGATGAAGAAGATCATCCGTTTGAAGTTGAAGAAGGTCGGCCGCCGTGTGCAGGATCATTACCGTGCGACGTTCGATTACTCCGATGCATTGGTCGACGCCATCGCCGCGCGTTGCACCGAAGTCGATACCGGGGCACGAAATGTCGACAAGATCCTGACGCGGACGCTGCTTCCGGAAATGTCGGGCGAGTTCCTCTCTCGCATGGCCGAAGGCAAAGAGATCAAAGCGGTCGGCGTCGACGTCGATAAAGATGGCAACTTCGTCTACGAGGTCGGCTAG
- a CDS encoding efflux RND transporter periplasmic adaptor subunit yields the protein MESSLHHQDAPRTADEARQRIESLLDEMADLSDKPIAPDVFYGQLLDRLTFAASAVGAAIWTKGPSGHLLLAHQTDLAACYPMGQAAKAMSDDEAYLFQVFHSGEADVLPGSDAAPGKYQLVAVPLQVAGDPWGVLALYQSTNLAKSVVHTHQRITHAFAEVAQHYQQQSLLRDFQQHQFDWKRQLEFAGLVHTDLSYEKTAYRIANEARNCLDADRVAVLSTRGSRCRLEAISGVDKPHRRSNTVRKLERLAAEVVRSKQTLLYTGETENLPPQVEEALVEYLEETPSKVLAIVPLLEAAKSDDEDESNIRPAQELVGALAIESIEQLDGHHLLQRAEPIVRHASTALGNAKAYHQLPLASVLIPLGGLLATVGWYRLSTTLKVLIPLIVVVAALFLIPTDFSIEVHGQLVPVVERNVFAPSDGYVEEIFVKHGQPVEKDSPLIQLRSNEFNLQRTEIVGQLQTAQAELDAILVKRSQGMRRDPRSESRPPESFEDLSADQMKLTKLIENLTQQRDLLQKREDDLKLVSPIDGQVLDWEVEQVLAARPVSRGELLMKVADVDGPWMLELELPDKRTHHVVTAQQQVKEPLAVRFQLVNEPGKTYRGELVESASIVDLDEDSPEPFVPLEAEIDKSEIPHLRHGLSVVGRIECGQRSVAYVWTYQLVETVRRYLFW from the coding sequence ATGGAATCATCGTTGCATCATCAAGACGCACCCCGGACGGCGGACGAGGCCCGGCAGAGAATCGAGTCGTTGCTCGATGAAATGGCCGATTTGTCCGACAAACCGATTGCGCCGGACGTCTTCTATGGGCAACTGCTCGATCGTCTGACGTTCGCGGCGTCGGCCGTCGGGGCAGCTATCTGGACGAAGGGCCCCAGCGGCCATTTGCTTCTCGCCCATCAAACCGATTTAGCGGCCTGCTACCCGATGGGACAAGCCGCGAAGGCAATGAGCGACGACGAAGCCTATTTGTTCCAGGTCTTTCATAGCGGTGAAGCGGACGTGCTGCCGGGAAGTGACGCCGCGCCAGGGAAGTACCAACTCGTCGCCGTGCCGCTGCAAGTTGCTGGCGATCCATGGGGGGTGCTTGCGCTCTATCAGTCGACGAATCTCGCCAAGTCGGTCGTTCATACCCATCAACGAATCACGCACGCATTCGCGGAAGTTGCCCAGCACTATCAGCAACAGTCGCTACTAAGGGACTTTCAGCAGCACCAATTCGACTGGAAACGCCAGCTCGAATTTGCCGGGCTCGTGCATACGGACCTGTCATACGAGAAGACCGCCTACCGAATTGCCAACGAAGCACGTAACTGCCTCGATGCGGATCGAGTCGCCGTCCTTTCCACGCGAGGTAGCCGTTGTCGATTGGAAGCAATCTCTGGCGTCGACAAGCCGCACCGACGCTCCAACACCGTTCGTAAGCTGGAACGCCTGGCCGCGGAAGTCGTTCGTTCCAAGCAAACACTGCTCTACACCGGCGAGACAGAAAACCTCCCACCACAAGTCGAGGAGGCCTTGGTCGAATACCTGGAAGAGACCCCGTCGAAGGTCCTCGCCATCGTGCCGCTGTTGGAAGCAGCGAAGTCGGACGACGAAGACGAATCGAACATTCGCCCCGCGCAAGAACTTGTTGGGGCCCTCGCCATCGAAAGTATCGAGCAACTGGATGGACATCATCTGCTGCAGCGTGCCGAGCCGATCGTGCGTCATGCGAGCACAGCACTCGGTAACGCGAAAGCTTATCACCAACTGCCGTTGGCCTCGGTACTGATTCCGTTGGGCGGCCTACTAGCAACGGTCGGTTGGTATCGCTTATCGACGACGCTCAAAGTGCTCATTCCGCTGATCGTTGTTGTCGCGGCGTTGTTTCTCATACCTACCGACTTCTCGATTGAAGTGCATGGGCAACTGGTTCCCGTCGTCGAACGCAATGTGTTTGCCCCGTCCGATGGCTACGTCGAAGAGATCTTTGTTAAGCATGGGCAGCCGGTCGAGAAAGACTCGCCACTGATTCAGCTCCGATCCAACGAATTCAATTTGCAACGCACCGAGATCGTCGGGCAACTGCAAACGGCCCAGGCCGAACTCGATGCGATCTTGGTCAAACGTTCGCAAGGGATGCGGCGCGATCCTCGCTCGGAAAGTCGCCCGCCGGAATCGTTCGAGGATCTTTCGGCCGATCAGATGAAGCTGACCAAACTGATTGAAAACCTCACTCAGCAGCGAGATCTACTGCAGAAGCGAGAAGACGATCTGAAGCTCGTCAGTCCGATCGATGGCCAGGTGCTCGACTGGGAAGTGGAGCAAGTTCTTGCCGCGCGCCCGGTCAGTCGCGGCGAACTGCTAATGAAAGTCGCCGATGTCGATGGCCCTTGGATGTTAGAGTTGGAGCTGCCCGACAAACGCACGCATCACGTCGTCACCGCTCAGCAGCAGGTCAAAGAACCTTTGGCGGTTCGTTTTCAACTCGTCAACGAACCAGGCAAAACGTATCGGGGTGAACTGGTTGAATCGGCTTCGATTGTTGATCTCGACGAGGACTCCCCGGAGCCATTCGTGCCGCTTGAAGCGGAAATTGACAAGTCCGAAATCCCGCACTTACGTCATGGGCTCAGTGTTGTTGGGCGGATTGAATGTGGTCAGCGATCGGTCGCCTATGTGTGGACATATCAACTGGTCGAGACCGTCCGCCGCTATTTGTTTTGGTAA
- a CDS encoding efflux RND transporter periplasmic adaptor subunit: MPRKSWFAPTLLAIAAFSFVSNTLAAEEVEVSATLLKIVETVEVPAQQSGVLEDVSVTEGTIVDRGQLIAKIHSVEKELEMQRAKVDLDIAEREAKNDVNIRFARKSLDVAAAELARSEEALSIAEKSVSATEMDRLRLVVEKSRLEIEQSEEKMAIADLTSRLRDAELQIVQMQLEKHKIYSPIEGMVVGVYRKRGEWVETSDTVFKVVRIDRLRAEGFIRNEEAMIELIGSPALVTVEIPNRDPIEVTGKVTFVDPEVDPVNGQVRVWVDVENNGLKLRPGLRASMTIQPKS, from the coding sequence ATGCCTCGAAAATCATGGTTTGCCCCCACGCTTCTCGCTATCGCCGCATTCTCGTTCGTCTCGAATACGCTTGCCGCAGAAGAAGTTGAGGTCTCGGCAACGCTGCTGAAGATCGTCGAAACGGTCGAGGTTCCTGCTCAGCAGTCGGGCGTGCTGGAAGACGTTTCGGTTACCGAAGGAACGATCGTCGATCGAGGGCAATTGATCGCCAAGATTCACAGCGTTGAAAAAGAACTGGAGATGCAGCGAGCCAAAGTCGATCTCGATATCGCCGAGCGCGAAGCCAAGAACGACGTGAACATTCGCTTTGCTCGCAAGAGCCTGGATGTGGCCGCCGCAGAGCTGGCTCGTTCGGAAGAAGCATTGTCGATCGCGGAGAAAAGTGTTTCCGCGACGGAAATGGATCGCCTGCGATTGGTCGTCGAGAAAAGCCGTCTCGAGATTGAGCAGTCGGAAGAAAAAATGGCCATTGCCGATCTGACGTCCCGCCTGCGTGATGCGGAGTTGCAGATCGTGCAAATGCAACTTGAGAAACACAAGATTTATTCGCCGATCGAAGGTATGGTCGTCGGTGTTTATCGCAAACGCGGCGAATGGGTCGAAACCAGTGATACCGTTTTCAAAGTGGTTCGCATCGATAGACTTCGGGCCGAAGGATTCATTCGCAACGAAGAAGCGATGATCGAGCTAATCGGTTCACCAGCACTTGTGACTGTCGAGATTCCGAATCGTGATCCGATCGAAGTGACCGGGAAAGTGACCTTCGTCGACCCGGAAGTTGATCCCGTTAACGGGCAAGTTCGCGTTTGGGTGGATGTCGAGAACAACGGCTTGAAGCTGCGGCCAGGGCTTCGTGCCTCGATGACGATTCAGCCGAAGTCTTAA
- the tssF gene encoding type VI secretion system baseplate subunit TssF: MSDELLDFYRRERAYLLDQGKAFARANPKIASRLGLGGDDFKDPHVGRLVESFAYLNARTRLKLEDDFPEIAASMLEVLFPHLLRPIPSMSVVQFGLDRAQVEAFNGIQVAKGTSLETEPIDGDPCRFRTCYPVTCWPIEITDVGMMSHPFEAPQTPYNADSTAMIRIRLNSFSSSGALNQLKMKSLRFFIKEQAPYKFDLYQLLMTSVVGVAVAESSKSARYEMLGPRCIEPVGFRRDEGMFDYPARSFLGYRLLAEFFTFADKFLFFDLNLENCLKKISGNQAEIYIFLKESNSDLERRLQADTLRIGCTPITNLYRQEAEPIRLTHEKTEYHLIPDARRPFANEIYSVDEVTAVSQDHREVSYHPFYSFKHASQASSASTYWHATRRPNPKGEEINDRGTELFLSVVDLDFKPSSEAQWSLHADLTCFNRDLPERLPFGGDQPKLSMSGLAPITKIRCLQPPTPTRRPDMEQGIRWRLISHLSLNHLSLSDNEEGSHALREILGLYDYVDSGVSRAFTEGVQSVRSEPCTARVKTPNGTVFCRGTRIHLTFDSSSYTGGGMFLMASVLERFFALYCTINSFTQTVMHDETGKEIYRWAPRAGENVLL; this comes from the coding sequence ATGAGCGACGAACTGCTCGATTTTTATCGACGCGAACGTGCTTACCTGTTGGATCAGGGAAAGGCTTTCGCGCGAGCTAATCCAAAAATAGCCAGCCGTTTGGGTTTGGGTGGGGATGATTTCAAAGATCCTCACGTCGGCCGATTGGTCGAATCGTTTGCCTACCTCAATGCACGCACACGGCTGAAGCTGGAGGACGACTTTCCTGAGATTGCGGCCTCGATGCTGGAGGTGTTGTTTCCGCATTTGCTGCGGCCGATTCCTTCGATGTCGGTCGTACAGTTTGGTTTGGACAGGGCCCAAGTCGAAGCCTTCAATGGCATTCAAGTCGCCAAAGGGACCAGCCTGGAAACGGAGCCGATTGACGGCGATCCATGCCGCTTTCGTACCTGCTACCCCGTCACTTGTTGGCCGATCGAGATTACCGATGTCGGGATGATGAGCCATCCGTTCGAGGCTCCCCAGACGCCGTACAACGCCGATTCGACGGCGATGATTCGGATTCGCTTGAACAGCTTTTCTTCAAGCGGGGCACTGAATCAGCTGAAGATGAAGTCGCTTCGTTTCTTCATCAAGGAGCAAGCACCCTACAAATTCGACTTGTACCAACTGCTGATGACTTCCGTTGTTGGAGTAGCCGTCGCCGAAAGTTCCAAGTCGGCCAGGTACGAAATGCTTGGTCCGCGTTGTATCGAACCGGTCGGTTTCCGGCGTGACGAAGGGATGTTCGATTACCCCGCTCGATCGTTCCTGGGGTATCGCTTGTTGGCCGAGTTCTTCACGTTTGCCGACAAGTTCCTCTTCTTCGATTTGAATCTCGAAAACTGTTTGAAGAAAATCTCCGGCAATCAGGCCGAAATCTATATCTTCCTCAAGGAAAGCAACTCCGATCTCGAACGTCGTTTGCAAGCCGATACGTTGCGGATTGGATGCACGCCGATCACCAACTTGTATCGTCAAGAGGCGGAGCCCATTCGTCTGACGCACGAGAAGACAGAGTATCACTTGATACCAGACGCGCGTCGTCCGTTCGCCAACGAGATTTACTCGGTCGACGAAGTCACCGCCGTTTCGCAAGATCATCGTGAAGTCAGCTACCATCCGTTTTATTCGTTCAAGCATGCCTCGCAGGCCAGTTCGGCCAGCACCTACTGGCATGCCACACGTCGGCCGAATCCCAAAGGGGAAGAGATCAACGATCGTGGCACGGAGTTATTCCTGTCGGTGGTCGACTTGGATTTCAAACCAAGTTCTGAAGCCCAATGGAGTTTGCATGCCGATCTGACATGCTTCAATCGAGACTTACCGGAACGGTTGCCCTTTGGCGGAGATCAGCCGAAGCTCTCGATGTCAGGTCTTGCTCCGATTACGAAAATCCGCTGTTTGCAGCCTCCCACTCCGACGCGTCGGCCAGACATGGAGCAAGGCATTCGCTGGCGGTTGATTTCGCATCTTTCGTTGAATCATCTTTCTTTGAGCGACAACGAAGAAGGATCGCACGCGCTGCGAGAGATTTTGGGTCTGTACGACTACGTCGATTCCGGGGTCAGTCGTGCGTTTACCGAAGGAGTTCAATCGGTTCGCAGCGAACCATGTACGGCGCGAGTCAAAACACCCAATGGCACTGTCTTCTGCCGCGGAACGCGAATTCACCTGACGTTCGATTCCAGCAGCTATACCGGCGGCGGGATGTTTCTGATGGCGAGCGTCCTGGAACGATTCTTCGCGTTGTACTGTACTATCAATTCCTTCACACAGACGGTCATGCATGACGAGACCGGCAAGGAGATCTATCGTTGGGCACCGAGGGCCGGCGAAAACGTGCTACTGTAG
- a CDS encoding site-2 protease family protein codes for MATATVESETGLRSGVRIRPDLVYARRREDREEVWVVKDPVTLRYFHFGPSEVFIMRRIDGRNTLAEIKEQYDEKFAPHRISQQEILGFCHSLYQRGLLVGSADNQAEGLLKRKQKQAWMQGASLPLQVLAIRLPGVDPERFLTATVGAVRLLFRPTTVWLVMAFAAMALLLGLLNAESITARMPSESEFFRGENLIVLLVTFALVKVLHELGHAYCCKALGGECHQIGILLMVFTPAMYCDVSDAWLFPRRWQRIFVSAAGMYMEVILATIAFTLWYFAQPGPISEWLLNVVFVCGVSTVLINANPLLRYDGYYILSDLLNLPNLSSRATEAFWTPLKNWFYRYPQPTMPEPRAATLRTYAALAIIYRTFVFGLILWFLYKVCRQNDMVPLWHTIVVLFATGLLLRPAIRFTQWLKRPKGRGDAMVKSRVAWAMAGLTLVGFGLAMIPIPSRIHVPVIAEVDSDHRVYVQVDGRVIETVRPDQAVQKGDILATLANDQLEADLLKTNGEINVQRQHLKGLELRSNNNPEAAAQIPTAKSALADLEQQLAILQRQQDQLTIRAPEDGVVISAPRKMEKQKSDRFLATWSGSPLDPKNRGCVLERGELLCLIGDASALQARLLVNQDQIELIRPGDDVSILFDGASLHSVSGTVKEVSTDQSTDVPRNLTANESLALKRQEDGSLALSRGAYSVTVELVEDENAATVLPGTVGRAVVVGRTQTLWQVLARFVQLNFRFFS; via the coding sequence GTGGCGACGGCGACCGTCGAGTCTGAAACTGGCCTCCGCAGCGGAGTCCGCATCCGTCCTGACTTAGTCTACGCGCGGCGACGGGAAGATCGCGAAGAAGTCTGGGTCGTGAAAGATCCCGTGACGCTACGCTACTTTCACTTCGGGCCGTCCGAAGTGTTCATCATGCGTCGGATTGATGGCCGCAATACGCTTGCGGAAATTAAAGAACAGTACGACGAAAAGTTCGCTCCGCACCGAATTTCTCAGCAAGAGATTCTTGGATTCTGCCATAGCCTTTATCAACGTGGGCTACTCGTCGGTTCCGCTGACAATCAAGCCGAAGGACTGCTCAAGCGGAAGCAGAAACAAGCATGGATGCAGGGGGCCAGCCTGCCGCTGCAAGTCTTAGCAATTCGACTTCCCGGTGTTGACCCAGAACGTTTTTTGACCGCGACAGTCGGCGCCGTTCGCTTGCTGTTTCGGCCGACCACCGTTTGGCTGGTTATGGCGTTCGCCGCGATGGCACTACTGCTGGGGCTGCTCAATGCCGAGTCGATTACGGCTCGCATGCCGAGCGAATCGGAGTTCTTCCGCGGCGAAAATCTTATCGTGCTGTTGGTCACGTTTGCCCTGGTGAAAGTGCTACACGAACTGGGGCATGCCTACTGCTGCAAAGCACTCGGAGGTGAATGCCATCAGATTGGTATTCTACTGATGGTCTTCACCCCGGCGATGTACTGCGATGTTTCCGATGCGTGGCTTTTTCCGAGGCGGTGGCAACGGATCTTCGTTTCAGCGGCGGGCATGTACATGGAAGTGATCCTCGCCACCATCGCTTTCACGCTGTGGTACTTTGCCCAGCCGGGGCCGATCAGTGAATGGCTGTTGAACGTTGTCTTTGTATGCGGCGTCAGCACCGTGCTGATCAACGCCAATCCGCTTCTGCGATACGACGGCTACTACATTTTGTCCGATCTGCTGAACCTTCCGAATCTCAGTTCGCGAGCAACCGAAGCGTTTTGGACACCGCTCAAGAACTGGTTCTATCGCTATCCGCAACCTACGATGCCGGAACCACGTGCGGCAACGCTACGGACGTATGCCGCTTTAGCAATAATTTATCGAACGTTCGTATTTGGCTTGATTCTGTGGTTTCTGTACAAAGTATGTCGCCAGAACGATATGGTTCCGCTATGGCATACCATTGTTGTTTTATTTGCCACTGGGCTATTGCTGCGTCCGGCAATTCGTTTCACGCAGTGGCTCAAGCGGCCGAAGGGAAGGGGAGATGCCATGGTGAAAAGCCGCGTCGCGTGGGCGATGGCTGGGCTAACGCTGGTCGGTTTCGGACTGGCCATGATTCCTATCCCCTCACGAATTCATGTTCCTGTCATCGCCGAAGTCGACTCCGACCATCGCGTCTATGTGCAAGTCGATGGTCGCGTGATCGAAACGGTGCGCCCAGATCAGGCCGTTCAAAAAGGAGACATCCTCGCGACGCTGGCCAACGACCAATTGGAAGCCGACTTGCTGAAAACCAACGGCGAGATCAACGTTCAGCGGCAGCACCTCAAAGGTCTCGAACTTCGCTCGAACAACAACCCGGAAGCGGCCGCCCAGATTCCGACCGCCAAGTCCGCACTCGCCGATCTCGAGCAGCAGTTGGCCATCTTGCAGCGGCAGCAAGATCAGCTAACCATTCGTGCTCCGGAAGATGGCGTTGTCATTTCAGCTCCACGCAAAATGGAGAAGCAGAAGTCAGATCGCTTCTTGGCGACCTGGTCAGGTAGTCCGCTAGATCCTAAGAACCGTGGCTGTGTTTTAGAACGGGGCGAACTGCTTTGCCTGATCGGCGATGCGTCGGCGCTTCAGGCCCGGCTTTTAGTCAATCAGGATCAAATCGAGCTGATTCGCCCCGGCGATGATGTTTCGATCTTGTTCGATGGTGCTTCGCTGCACAGCGTGTCCGGCACCGTAAAAGAGGTGTCGACCGATCAATCAACCGACGTGCCGCGTAACCTGACTGCTAACGAGTCATTGGCACTCAAACGCCAGGAGGATGGCTCGCTGGCCCTGTCACGCGGGGCTTACTCGGTAACGGTCGAGCTGGTTGAAGACGAAAACGCGGCAACGGTACTTCCAGGCACCGTTGGCCGAGCCGTCGTCGTCGGGCGAACGCAAACGTTGTGGCAAGTGCTTGCCCGGTTCGTTCAGCTCAACTTCCGCTTCTTCTCGTAA
- the tssG gene encoding type VI secretion system baseplate subunit TssG produces the protein MGTEGRRKRATVASRLIEKPYQFDFFQAMRLLERVAQEDPDAFPDWKSVGRDGPPQRELVELKVLCARTFPPSEVTSIIRKRPDAEHAHPEGEPPFTMTTTFMGIFGAQGVMPMHYTQTILDRVRRKDYALRDFIDLFHHRILSLFYKAWEKYRFPIAFERARRHSLKPKELDLFTKSLHALVGMGTDGVRQRLLIDDETFLYYAGHFAHRPRSALGLQQILEDYFAFDVVVQQYTGHWLYLDPADQSRLPNASGTLGGNNRLGEETVIGQRMWNCETRFRLRIGPVGYQQYQRLMPNGDQLAEVAQLTRTYVGNSLDFDTQLVLKKSEVPPCVLGSEEEPCYLGYNMWLRVGEFVNDVEDAVFQHSGYPLGTTQTATQ, from the coding sequence TTGGGCACCGAGGGCCGGCGAAAACGTGCTACTGTAGCAAGCCGTTTGATCGAGAAGCCGTATCAGTTCGACTTCTTCCAGGCCATGCGTCTGCTGGAGCGTGTTGCGCAGGAAGATCCCGACGCGTTTCCTGATTGGAAGTCGGTCGGTCGCGACGGTCCGCCGCAGCGCGAATTGGTCGAGTTAAAGGTGCTCTGCGCCCGAACATTTCCACCAAGCGAAGTGACGTCGATCATTCGCAAGCGTCCTGATGCTGAGCATGCCCATCCCGAAGGGGAACCACCCTTCACGATGACGACCACCTTCATGGGGATATTTGGTGCCCAGGGGGTGATGCCGATGCATTATACGCAAACGATCCTCGATCGGGTTCGGCGAAAAGATTATGCCCTGCGCGACTTCATCGACTTGTTCCATCACCGGATTTTGTCGCTCTTTTACAAAGCGTGGGAGAAGTATCGCTTTCCGATCGCCTTTGAACGTGCTCGACGTCATTCACTGAAACCGAAAGAGCTGGACCTCTTTACCAAGTCGCTGCATGCATTGGTCGGCATGGGGACCGATGGCGTTCGTCAACGTTTGCTGATCGATGACGAGACATTTCTATACTACGCCGGCCACTTCGCCCACCGTCCTCGCTCGGCGTTGGGGCTGCAACAGATCTTGGAAGACTACTTCGCGTTTGATGTCGTCGTGCAGCAGTACACCGGCCATTGGCTTTACCTCGACCCGGCCGATCAGTCTCGCTTGCCGAACGCCTCCGGCACGCTCGGAGGAAACAACCGTTTAGGCGAGGAGACGGTGATTGGCCAGCGGATGTGGAACTGCGAGACACGCTTTCGTTTGCGCATCGGTCCGGTCGGTTATCAGCAGTACCAGCGACTGATGCCTAATGGCGATCAGCTGGCCGAAGTCGCACAACTGACGCGGACCTATGTTGGGAATTCATTGGATTTCGATACACAGCTAGTGTTAAAAAAATCGGAGGTTCCTCCCTGTGTCTTAGGGAGCGAGGAAGAGCCATGTTATTTGGGGTATAACATGTGGCTGCGCGTCGGCGAATTCGTCAACGACGTTGAAGATGCCGTGTTCCAGCACTCGGGGTATCCGCTGGGCACCACACAGACGGCGACGCAATAA